Genomic segment of Myxococcus stipitatus:
GGCCGGCGAGCAGCACAGCGACAACCACGCGCCCTTCTTTGTCCTGGAGACGCCCACCTGGGACGGAGAGGGGGAGTGGAGTGGCCGCGCGGAAGAGTTGCGCGCGGACTACGAAGAACTCCGTGCCGTGCTGGCCCAGGACGTTCGAGGTGTCTCGCTTCCGGCCATCTGGAAGGCGCCATCTGGGGCGCGGGAGTTGACGCGCTTCTGCCTGGAACTCTCCGAGATGCTTCGGCGGTTGAGCGTGTCACCCTTCGATGGAGCGGTGTTGGTGTTGGCACCTGTGGAAGTTCGCGAGCCGGAACGTTGGGTCTCGGAGTTGAAGACGCTGCTGGCCCTCGAGGAATTGAGGAAGGCACGCCTCATGGTGGTGGAGGTGGATGGGTCGCACAGCGAGGCGCTGGCCGTGGCGCTCGCGCAAGAAGCCTTGCGTGTCGATGCCAGGCCCGACGAGGGGCAGCTCCGTGAGGACATGGCGACGATGCTCGCGGGAATGGCTGCCGCACCCGCGGGTGTCACGGGCGCACAGGTGGTGGGGGCGGCGGGGCCGCGAGGCGTCTCCCCGCCAGCGAAGAAGACACAAGCCCGATTGTCCGGTGAGCAGCGAGAGTCGCTGGCGCGCGAGCTGAAAATGGCGCCCGCCTTGTTCGATCCGAGCTTCCAGCAGGCGTTGCGCCTCAAGGTGTTCGCGGCGGCCCATGCGATGCGAGAAGGCAAGTCCACGGAGGCCATCAAGGGGCAACGGGAGGCAAGGGACTTGTGCCTCGACGCGGGCTTGAATCGTGAGGCCGTGATCCTGGAATTGGTGCTGGGGGGCTATGTGCTTCAAGCGAAACAGGCGCCCCTGGCATTGGAGGTGTTTTGCGACGCGCGCAAGCGGGCCGAAGCGCACGAACTGGCGGAGTTGGCCGTCCAGGCGCAGCTCTCCGCTGCCTCCACGCTCCTGATGCTCCAGCGTTTCGAGAGCGCGGCCCTCGCCTACGCGGAGGCTGGCAAGTTGGGGCTGGTTGCCTCCCAGCCTCTTCTGGCGATCGAGGGCTATCGCATGTGCGGGCAGGTCCTGGCCAGGGCTGGAAACGTGGCGGAAGCCACCGCTGCATGGAGAAAGGCGCTGGAGGTGACCCGGTCGGCCACCGCGGACGAGCGCACTGCTTCCTCCGCGCCAGAAGTCGCGCGCCAGCTCGCGGCCCTCTGTCGCAAGCACGGCCTCAAGGCTCAAGCGGAGTCGCTCGAGGCCCAGGCTGTCGCCCTGGAAGAGCCACCCCTCCGTCAGACACAAGGAGCCTGACGCCCCATGCTCCAAAGTTCCTTCTTCGATCCGGTGCTCGGCGTCGACATCCACATCGTGTTGGTGCCCACGCCCGCGCCGGTGCCGACCCCTGTTCCGATGCCCTTCATCGGCATGGTGTTCGATCCCGTCGGGTTGGCCATGGGAGCCGCCATTGGCATGGCCACAGGCGGCGGCCCCGGTCTGGTGATGGTCAACTCCCTGCCTGTCACCAACGCGGGGACGAACGTCACGAACATGCTGACGATGCCGCATCTCCCAGCTCCAGGGGTGGCCTTCGCGAAGGGGCTTCCAGGTAATGACGCGGAGCTCTTCTTCGGCAGCCTTGACGTCAAGCTCGCAGGCAGCCTGGGCGTGCGACTGGGCGAGATCGCCATGAGCTGCAGCGATCCAGTGCGGCTGCCCACCAGTGTGGTTCTGGCCATTCCCAAGGGGATGCCGGTGCTGACGATTCGGCCTCCGGTGCCGGATCTCGAAGGCATCGCGATGCGCCTTGCGATGCTCGGGGCCATGAAGCTGCTGAAGGCCGCGGCGCGTGGAGGCGCAAGGCTCTTCCGCGCCTTGAGGACGGCCCAGCGCAACAGCAGCAAGTGGGCGCGCATCAGCGGTGCTGTGCGCGGAGTGGTGGACAAGATAGCCCCCGCCCGCCTTCGCGACCGACTCAAGCGCGCGGCATGTTTCGTGACGGGTCACCCCGTCGATGTCGCGACGGGACGTGTCTTCACCGACAGCATCGACTTCGGACTGCCCGGCTCGATACCGCTCGTCTTCGAGCGCGTCTACTCCTCCTCGCTGTCGTGGCGGAACGGGCCGCTAGGGTATGGATGGAGTCACTCCCTGGACCAACAGGTGTGGGTGGAGCCCAACAAGGTGGTGTTCCTGGCCGAGGATGGGCGGGAGGTCGAATTCAGCACGCTCCACCTCCCAGACCGGGTGATGCGCGCTGGCCAGGCGATATTCCATCCCACCGAGCGGCTGACGCTCCGATGCACGGGGCCGTTCTCCTGGGCGCTCGAGACCGATGAAGGACTCGTGCGTGAGTTCGCGCGGGTGCCTGGTGGCCCCTCTCGGCGAGCACGGATTGTCCGTCAATCCAATCAGACGGGCGACGAGGTGACCTGGCACTATGACGAACAGGGCAGCCTTCGGACCGTGCGTGACTGCGCGGGGCGACGGGTCGGCTTCGAGTACGAAGCGGGACGGCTCGTCCGAGTGTCGGTGTCATCGGGCGCGGGCCAACCCTGGTTGATGCAGAGAGCGTTTGCCTATGATGGCGAGGGGGACCTCGTTGAAGCGCGAGACTCCGCCGGGCAGTCCTGGCGATTCGAATATGTCGGTCATCTGCTTGTTCGTGAAGTGAACCGGAATGGCCTTTCATTCTATTTCCAGTATGACGGGCTTGGGGCGGCCGCCCGGTGCGTGCGCACGTGGGGGGATGGTGGACTGCTCGACCGGGTCATTGCCTATGACGTCGCCAACCGGAAGACCTTGGTCGAGAACTCATTGGGGCATGTGACTGTCTATGAGATGGATGACCTGGGGCAGGTCATCGCTGTCTCAGACGCACTGGGGCAGACGACGAGGTATGCGTATGACCCGCGCACCGGTCAGAAGTGCAAGGAGGTGGATCCACTCGGCGCTGAGACCCTCTGGGAGTACGATGAAAGAGGGCACTGTACGAAGAGAACGCGTCCGGATGGAATTGCCGTCCAGATGCGGTTCGACTCGAGAGGACGGCTTGTCCTCGCCAGGGACCCTCTGGAGGGAGAATGGTCCTGGGCGTATGACCCGAAGGGGCGCATCACGCAGCGAGTGGATCCGCTGGGCCAGCGGGTTCGGTTTGAATGGGATGGGAGTCGCCTGACGGGCCTCCATGATGCCGCGGGGCAGTACACTCGGTTGGAGTACGACGAGCAGGGGAATCTCACGCGATTGCGCACGCCCGATGGGACCGAGTCCCTGTGGCGCTATGACGGCTTTGGGCAGCTGCAAGAAGGCGTGGATGCCAAAGGGAACGTCCGGAAGCGGGAGTACGACCTCTTGGGGCGTGTCGTGCGGGTGTGTGAACCCGATGGCAATGTCCGAATACTGGGCTACGACCCCGAAGGAAATATCACCCATGTTCGTGACAAGCACCATGAGGTGTTGCTCGCCTATCAAGGATTGGGGCGGCTTCGGTCTCGGACGGAGAGCGGCACGACCGTGTCATTCGAATACGATTCCGAGGAGCAGCTCGTCGGCATCAAGAACGAGGGAGGCTTCGCCTACGGGTTCGAGTTCGACGCCGCGGGGGCCGTGAAGACCGAGCGTGGGTTCGATGGGCTGGTTCGCCAGTATGTGCGGGATCCAGCGGGGCGGGTGGAGAAGGTACTGCGACCGCTGGGCAAGGTATCGGAGTACGCCTACGACATCCTGGGGCGTGTGACGTCCGTGAAGCACTGGGATGGAATCGAGACCTATCGATACCGTGCGGATGGGGAGTTCATCGAAGCGACGAACGACACTGCGACGGTGACGTTCGAGCGGGATGCGCTTGGCCGGGTCACGCGAGAGCAGCAGGGAGAAGATTGGGTCGCGTCTGAGTACGACCGGTTGGGGCGGCGTGTCCGTGTCAGCTCCTCCAAGGACTTCCATCAGAAGATTCGTCGGAATGCGATGGGCGATGTCCTCGAGCTGTCCGTTCAGTTCCGAGAGTCGGGAGTCCCGGCGGACGGGCCGCAACGGCACAAAGCGAGTGCCCCAGGCGCCGGACTCGAGTCGGGCCAGGGCTTCCGGGTGGACTTCCAGCGTGACGAACTCGGATTCGAGCTCGAACGCATGCTGCCGGGAGGGGTTCGAAGCACCTGGGAACGGGATAGGCTGGGCCGTCCGATCCGCCAGGAGATCTGGTCGCCGCAGGGCTCACACGGCGCCAGGCAGTACACCTGGGATGTGGATGATCGC
This window contains:
- a CDS encoding DUF6531 domain-containing protein, encoding MLQSSFFDPVLGVDIHIVLVPTPAPVPTPVPMPFIGMVFDPVGLAMGAAIGMATGGGPGLVMVNSLPVTNAGTNVTNMLTMPHLPAPGVAFAKGLPGNDAELFFGSLDVKLAGSLGVRLGEIAMSCSDPVRLPTSVVLAIPKGMPVLTIRPPVPDLEGIAMRLAMLGAMKLLKAAARGGARLFRALRTAQRNSSKWARISGAVRGVVDKIAPARLRDRLKRAACFVTGHPVDVATGRVFTDSIDFGLPGSIPLVFERVYSSSLSWRNGPLGYGWSHSLDQQVWVEPNKVVFLAEDGREVEFSTLHLPDRVMRAGQAIFHPTERLTLRCTGPFSWALETDEGLVREFARVPGGPSRRARIVRQSNQTGDEVTWHYDEQGSLRTVRDCAGRRVGFEYEAGRLVRVSVSSGAGQPWLMQRAFAYDGEGDLVEARDSAGQSWRFEYVGHLLVREVNRNGLSFYFQYDGLGAAARCVRTWGDGGLLDRVIAYDVANRKTLVENSLGHVTVYEMDDLGQVIAVSDALGQTTRYAYDPRTGQKCKEVDPLGAETLWEYDERGHCTKRTRPDGIAVQMRFDSRGRLVLARDPLEGEWSWAYDPKGRITQRVDPLGQRVRFEWDGSRLTGLHDAAGQYTRLEYDEQGNLTRLRTPDGTESLWRYDGFGQLQEGVDAKGNVRKREYDLLGRVVRVCEPDGNVRILGYDPEGNITHVRDKHHEVLLAYQGLGRLRSRTESGTTVSFEYDSEEQLVGIKNEGGFAYGFEFDAAGAVKTERGFDGLVRQYVRDPAGRVEKVLRPLGKVSEYAYDILGRVTSVKHWDGIETYRYRADGEFIEATNDTATVTFERDALGRVTREQQGEDWVASEYDRLGRRVRVSSSKDFHQKIRRNAMGDVLELSVQFRESGVPADGPQRHKASAPGAGLESGQGFRVDFQRDELGFELERMLPGGVRSTWERDRLGRPIRQEIWSPQGSHGARQYTWDVDDRLSMIVDSLHGPMKYVHDSFGNLVAAVYSDGQTELRMPDAVGNLFRTREQSDRRYGPTGQLLEAHGPRGVTRYEYDLEGNLVRKLEPDDREWRYEWNASGMLVRVIRPDGQRVEFGYDVFGRRVWKRFQGKTTRWIWDGNLPLHEWKENPAPGVSGLPAPTLRGVADTVAAKRRQAELGERPAQGPPVENSITWVFEPGSFAPLAKFVDGECFGIVTDHLGAPRAMFDGQGEKVWSADLGVYGELLNLVGERDACPFRWPGQYEDAETGLYYNRHRYYAAEEGEYLSQDPLGLRGGLRLLGYVHDPCAWIDPLGFSGCATKGQPLDDGALVHRIGGAGVDNLHLKPPEKKLSPPGISLLQASSAEEASALAKKVAGEKGWSKMATAAETMGSAKVSDIRAAGFDVIHDCTDTWGEKHARLIHPDGASGFTPENLDKLSKVFTNTSGL